One Salmo trutta unplaced genomic scaffold, fSalTru1.1, whole genome shotgun sequence genomic window carries:
- the LOC115182044 gene encoding nuclear protein MDM1 isoform X3 — MPVHFKGISEYKKKFKLRVARSRSTSPQRRMPLAGLPSDQMGISREPQFLSKRKVPSSHTLQVSSSFQWNPTTTEPPQRRDETPRPGTSPLAPTPERVHTPLAPRGPPPPGDPQRGPITLQGQTRTRSPLATVERQDQAFNGVDHVLRRKAGLKSSGQRTGLQNSEYRKQFPWKTPVAGHASPLLAAEQMLYTSHRSIPPFKSNPVVVLESEYSRNFKASPPPRGPRLRSDVDGDQVPLFQRENVSPEKASKSKRKKKREERERKSSIVEENIPVPQPQEQQADQEVKSQSPQKAHLPHRKVKSEYNANFRSPLNYIYKDGAWVKATTVGEEGRDSQHSHVWYHEVRELRKKAEAYRQRAWGTHFSRLHLNQILSDQNKLWEASTPSSSNLSSGTGSGDREEDSSRSPTPQALELARVDSSSSSVAGPPPLTPVSSRRSSTRGAGNTAGPPGHPNPGALTLPVQRRLAWEEETGAGGGTGEKEEEKREEEEEKERKERKDELRVLDHRSSSVAGSHSSREGGRMPTPTLQRIATVQRTHHDLTTPATGGAILVSPPKMEANGWVKRSEPPLGKTRSPFKHLSLTSPQRAARQNEERNQPRSSPAAGVTTVDPLPLREDSWSGETSPENPPDPPPEAKPSRKRTTGGRPNAAVPPPVNRIQGTLRDPEFQHNGNLGLRTSELLLCPGGGCGTDDEDDRMSQISSRSAASCSMASQVLDRAQRRKDHFWGKR; from the exons atgccaGTACATTTCAAG GGCATCAGTGAGTACAAGAAGAAATTTAAACTCCGGGTAGCGCGCTCCAGAAGCACCTCTCCTCAGCGACGGATGCCCTTAGCTGGACTTCCATCTGACCAGATGG GTATCAGTCGAGAGCCTCAGTTTCTGTCCAAGAGGAAGGTGCCCTCCTCCCACACGCTCCAGGTATCCAGCTCCTTCCAATGGAACCCCACCACCACAGAGCCCCCACAGAGACGGGATGAGACCCCCAGACCTGGTACCTCTCCCCTGGCTCCTACCCCAGAGAGAGTCCACACCCCTCTGGCCCCTAGGGGTCCCCCTCCTCCAGGGGACCCCCAACGAGGCCCGATCACTCTTCAGGGCCAGACCCGTACCCGGAGCCCCCTGgctactgtagagagacaggaCCAAGCTTTCAATGGG GTTGACCATGTGTTGAGGAGGAAGGCAGGGCTGAAGTCGTCTGGACAGAGGACTGGACTACAGAACTCAGAGTACAGGAAACAGTTTCCGTGGAAGACTCCTGTAGCTGGCCACGCCTCCCCACTGCTGGCTGCAGAACAG ATGCTGTACACCAGCCACCGGTCCATCCCTCCCTTCAAGTCTAACCCGGTGGTGGTGTTGGAGAGTGAGTACAGCAGGAACTTTAAAGCTTCTCCTCCTCCCAGAGGACCACGGCTACGCAGCGATGTAGACGGGGACCAGGTACCTCTGTTCCAGAGAGAGAATGTTTCACCTGAGAAAGCATCAAAG AGCAAGCGGAagaagaagagggaagagagagagagaaagtccagCATCGTAGAGGAGAACATTCCAGTTCCACAGCCTCAGGAGCAGCAGGCGGACCAGGAAGTGAAGTCACAGAGCCCCCAGAAGGCACATCTTCCCCACAG AAAGGTGAAGTCAGAGTATAACGCCAACTTCCGCTCTCCGCTGAACTACATATATAAGGACGGAGCCTGGGTCAAGGCTACCACGGTAGGAGAGGAG GGGCGTGACAGTCAGCATAGTCACGTTTGGTATCACGAG GTGCGAGAGCTTCGTAAGAAGGCAGAGGCCTACAGACAGAGGGCGTGGGGGACCCATTTCTCCCGCCTCCACCTCAACCAGATCCTGTCGGACCAGAACAAGCTGTGGGAGGCCTCCACCCCTTCCTCCTCTAACCTCAGCTCTGGGACAGGTTCAGGGGACCGGGAGGAAGACAGCAGCAGGAGCCCTACCCCCCAGGCTCTGGAGCTCGCTAG gGTTGACAGTAGCTCCAGCTCCGTAGCCGgaccccctcccctcacccctgTGTCCAGTAGAAGGAGCTCCACCCGGGGGGCTGGGAACACAGCAGGCCCCCCTGGTCACCCTAACCCTGGAGCCCTTACCCtacctgttcagaggagactagcctgggaggaggagacaggggctGGGGGTGGAAcgggggagaaggaagaggagaagagagaggaagaagaggagaaagagagaaaggagagaaaggatgA GCTGAGGGTGCTGGACCATCGTTCGTCGTCTGTAGCAGGCTCCCACAGTTCCAGAGAGGGTGGCAGGATGCCCACACCCACACTGCAAAGGATCGCTACTGTTCAGAGAACTCACCACGACCTGACTACTCCAGCTACTG GAGGGGCGATCCTAGTGTCTCCTCCTAAGATGGAGGCTAATGGTTGGGTGAAGAGAAGTGAACCTCCGTTGGGTAAAACCCGTTCCCCATttaaacacctctctctgaccTCGCCACAACGAGCAGCCAGACAG AATGAGGAGCGGAACCAGCCCCGGTCCTCTCCAGCAGCAGGGGTGACCACTGTGGACCCCCTCCCCCTGAGAGAGGACTCCTGGTCTGGGGAGACCTCTCCAGAGAACCCCCCTGATCCTCCACCGGAGGCCAAACCCTCCCGTAAACGCACCACCGGCGGGCGACCCAACGCCGCCGTCCCTCCACCTGTTAACCGCATCCAGGGGACGCTCAGAGACCCAGAGTTCCAACACAATG GTAATTTAGGCCTGAGGACGTCTGAGCTGCTGCTGTGTCCTGGTGGTGGCTGTGGAACTGATGATGAAG ATGACAGGATGTCCCAGATCTCATCCAGGTCAGCAGCGTCCTGCTCCATGGCCTCCCAGGTCCTGGACCGAGCCCAGAGGAGGAAGGACCACTTCTGGGGGAAGAGATAA
- the LOC115182044 gene encoding nuclear protein MDM1 isoform X5: protein MPVHFKGISEYKKKFKLRVARSRSTSPQRRMPLAGLPSDQMGISREPQFLSKRKVPSSHTLQVSSSFQWNPTTTEPPQRRDETPRPGTSPLAPTPERVHTPLAPRGPPPPGDPQRGPITLQGQTRTRSPLATVERQDQAFNGVDHVLRRKAGLKSSGQRTGLQNSEYRKQFPWKTPVAGHASPLLAAEQMLYTSHRSIPPFKSNPVVVLESEYSRNFKASPPPRGPRLRSDVDGDQVPLFQRENVSPEKASKSKRKKKREERERKSSIVEENIPVPQPQEQQADQEVKSQSPQKAHLPHRKVKSEYNANFRSPLNYIYKDGAWVKATTVGEEVRELRKKAEAYRQRAWGTHFSRLHLNQILSDQNKLWEASTPSSSNLSSGTGSGDREEDSSRSPTPQALELARVDSSSSSVAGPPPLTPVSSRRSSTRGAGNTAGPPGHPNPGALTLPVQRRLAWEEETGAGGGTGEKEEEKREEEEEKERKERKDELRVLDHRSSSVAGSHSSREGGRMPTPTLQRIATVQRTHHDLTTPATGGAILVSPPKMEANGWVKRSEPPLGKTRSPFKHLSLTSPQRAARQNEERNQPRSSPAAGVTTVDPLPLREDSWSGETSPENPPDPPPEAKPSRKRTTGGRPNAAVPPPVNRIQGTLRDPEFQHNGNLGLRTSELLLCPGGGCGTDDEDDRMSQISSRSAASCSMASQVLDRAQRRKDHFWGKR, encoded by the exons atgccaGTACATTTCAAG GGCATCAGTGAGTACAAGAAGAAATTTAAACTCCGGGTAGCGCGCTCCAGAAGCACCTCTCCTCAGCGACGGATGCCCTTAGCTGGACTTCCATCTGACCAGATGG GTATCAGTCGAGAGCCTCAGTTTCTGTCCAAGAGGAAGGTGCCCTCCTCCCACACGCTCCAGGTATCCAGCTCCTTCCAATGGAACCCCACCACCACAGAGCCCCCACAGAGACGGGATGAGACCCCCAGACCTGGTACCTCTCCCCTGGCTCCTACCCCAGAGAGAGTCCACACCCCTCTGGCCCCTAGGGGTCCCCCTCCTCCAGGGGACCCCCAACGAGGCCCGATCACTCTTCAGGGCCAGACCCGTACCCGGAGCCCCCTGgctactgtagagagacaggaCCAAGCTTTCAATGGG GTTGACCATGTGTTGAGGAGGAAGGCAGGGCTGAAGTCGTCTGGACAGAGGACTGGACTACAGAACTCAGAGTACAGGAAACAGTTTCCGTGGAAGACTCCTGTAGCTGGCCACGCCTCCCCACTGCTGGCTGCAGAACAG ATGCTGTACACCAGCCACCGGTCCATCCCTCCCTTCAAGTCTAACCCGGTGGTGGTGTTGGAGAGTGAGTACAGCAGGAACTTTAAAGCTTCTCCTCCTCCCAGAGGACCACGGCTACGCAGCGATGTAGACGGGGACCAGGTACCTCTGTTCCAGAGAGAGAATGTTTCACCTGAGAAAGCATCAAAG AGCAAGCGGAagaagaagagggaagagagagagagaaagtccagCATCGTAGAGGAGAACATTCCAGTTCCACAGCCTCAGGAGCAGCAGGCGGACCAGGAAGTGAAGTCACAGAGCCCCCAGAAGGCACATCTTCCCCACAG AAAGGTGAAGTCAGAGTATAACGCCAACTTCCGCTCTCCGCTGAACTACATATATAAGGACGGAGCCTGGGTCAAGGCTACCACGGTAGGAGAGGAG GTGCGAGAGCTTCGTAAGAAGGCAGAGGCCTACAGACAGAGGGCGTGGGGGACCCATTTCTCCCGCCTCCACCTCAACCAGATCCTGTCGGACCAGAACAAGCTGTGGGAGGCCTCCACCCCTTCCTCCTCTAACCTCAGCTCTGGGACAGGTTCAGGGGACCGGGAGGAAGACAGCAGCAGGAGCCCTACCCCCCAGGCTCTGGAGCTCGCTAG gGTTGACAGTAGCTCCAGCTCCGTAGCCGgaccccctcccctcacccctgTGTCCAGTAGAAGGAGCTCCACCCGGGGGGCTGGGAACACAGCAGGCCCCCCTGGTCACCCTAACCCTGGAGCCCTTACCCtacctgttcagaggagactagcctgggaggaggagacaggggctGGGGGTGGAAcgggggagaaggaagaggagaagagagaggaagaagaggagaaagagagaaaggagagaaaggatgA GCTGAGGGTGCTGGACCATCGTTCGTCGTCTGTAGCAGGCTCCCACAGTTCCAGAGAGGGTGGCAGGATGCCCACACCCACACTGCAAAGGATCGCTACTGTTCAGAGAACTCACCACGACCTGACTACTCCAGCTACTG GAGGGGCGATCCTAGTGTCTCCTCCTAAGATGGAGGCTAATGGTTGGGTGAAGAGAAGTGAACCTCCGTTGGGTAAAACCCGTTCCCCATttaaacacctctctctgaccTCGCCACAACGAGCAGCCAGACAG AATGAGGAGCGGAACCAGCCCCGGTCCTCTCCAGCAGCAGGGGTGACCACTGTGGACCCCCTCCCCCTGAGAGAGGACTCCTGGTCTGGGGAGACCTCTCCAGAGAACCCCCCTGATCCTCCACCGGAGGCCAAACCCTCCCGTAAACGCACCACCGGCGGGCGACCCAACGCCGCCGTCCCTCCACCTGTTAACCGCATCCAGGGGACGCTCAGAGACCCAGAGTTCCAACACAATG GTAATTTAGGCCTGAGGACGTCTGAGCTGCTGCTGTGTCCTGGTGGTGGCTGTGGAACTGATGATGAAG ATGACAGGATGTCCCAGATCTCATCCAGGTCAGCAGCGTCCTGCTCCATGGCCTCCCAGGTCCTGGACCGAGCCCAGAGGAGGAAGGACCACTTCTGGGGGAAGAGATAA
- the LOC115182044 gene encoding nuclear protein MDM1 isoform X6: MPVHFKGISEYKKKFKLRVARSRSTSPQRRMPLAGLPSDQMGISREPQFLSKRKVPSSHTLQVSSSFQWNPTTTEPPQRRDETPRPGTSPLAPTPERVHTPLAPRGPPPPGDPQRGPITLQGQTRTRSPLATVERQDQAFNGVDHVLRRKAGLKSSGQRTGLQNSEYRKQFPWKTPVAGHASPLLAAEQMLYTSHRSIPPFKSNPVVVLESEYSRNFKASPPPRGPRLRSDVDGDQVPLFQRENVSPEKASKSKRKKKREERERKSSIVEENIPVPQPQEQQADQEVKSQSPQKAHLPHRKVKSEYNANFRSPLNYIYKDGAWVKATTVRELRKKAEAYRQRAWGTHFSRLHLNQILSDQNKLWEASTPSSSNLSSGTGSGDREEDSSRSPTPQALELARVDSSSSSVAGPPPLTPVSSRRSSTRGAGNTAGPPGHPNPGALTLPVQRRLAWEEETGAGGGTGEKEEEKREEEEEKERKERKDELRVLDHRSSSVAGSHSSREGGRMPTPTLQRIATVQRTHHDLTTPATGGAILVSPPKMEANGWVKRSEPPLGKTRSPFKHLSLTSPQRAARQNEERNQPRSSPAAGVTTVDPLPLREDSWSGETSPENPPDPPPEAKPSRKRTTGGRPNAAVPPPVNRIQGTLRDPEFQHNGNLGLRTSELLLCPGGGCGTDDEDDRMSQISSRSAASCSMASQVLDRAQRRKDHFWGKR, encoded by the exons atgccaGTACATTTCAAG GGCATCAGTGAGTACAAGAAGAAATTTAAACTCCGGGTAGCGCGCTCCAGAAGCACCTCTCCTCAGCGACGGATGCCCTTAGCTGGACTTCCATCTGACCAGATGG GTATCAGTCGAGAGCCTCAGTTTCTGTCCAAGAGGAAGGTGCCCTCCTCCCACACGCTCCAGGTATCCAGCTCCTTCCAATGGAACCCCACCACCACAGAGCCCCCACAGAGACGGGATGAGACCCCCAGACCTGGTACCTCTCCCCTGGCTCCTACCCCAGAGAGAGTCCACACCCCTCTGGCCCCTAGGGGTCCCCCTCCTCCAGGGGACCCCCAACGAGGCCCGATCACTCTTCAGGGCCAGACCCGTACCCGGAGCCCCCTGgctactgtagagagacaggaCCAAGCTTTCAATGGG GTTGACCATGTGTTGAGGAGGAAGGCAGGGCTGAAGTCGTCTGGACAGAGGACTGGACTACAGAACTCAGAGTACAGGAAACAGTTTCCGTGGAAGACTCCTGTAGCTGGCCACGCCTCCCCACTGCTGGCTGCAGAACAG ATGCTGTACACCAGCCACCGGTCCATCCCTCCCTTCAAGTCTAACCCGGTGGTGGTGTTGGAGAGTGAGTACAGCAGGAACTTTAAAGCTTCTCCTCCTCCCAGAGGACCACGGCTACGCAGCGATGTAGACGGGGACCAGGTACCTCTGTTCCAGAGAGAGAATGTTTCACCTGAGAAAGCATCAAAG AGCAAGCGGAagaagaagagggaagagagagagagaaagtccagCATCGTAGAGGAGAACATTCCAGTTCCACAGCCTCAGGAGCAGCAGGCGGACCAGGAAGTGAAGTCACAGAGCCCCCAGAAGGCACATCTTCCCCACAG AAAGGTGAAGTCAGAGTATAACGCCAACTTCCGCTCTCCGCTGAACTACATATATAAGGACGGAGCCTGGGTCAAGGCTACCACG GTGCGAGAGCTTCGTAAGAAGGCAGAGGCCTACAGACAGAGGGCGTGGGGGACCCATTTCTCCCGCCTCCACCTCAACCAGATCCTGTCGGACCAGAACAAGCTGTGGGAGGCCTCCACCCCTTCCTCCTCTAACCTCAGCTCTGGGACAGGTTCAGGGGACCGGGAGGAAGACAGCAGCAGGAGCCCTACCCCCCAGGCTCTGGAGCTCGCTAG gGTTGACAGTAGCTCCAGCTCCGTAGCCGgaccccctcccctcacccctgTGTCCAGTAGAAGGAGCTCCACCCGGGGGGCTGGGAACACAGCAGGCCCCCCTGGTCACCCTAACCCTGGAGCCCTTACCCtacctgttcagaggagactagcctgggaggaggagacaggggctGGGGGTGGAAcgggggagaaggaagaggagaagagagaggaagaagaggagaaagagagaaaggagagaaaggatgA GCTGAGGGTGCTGGACCATCGTTCGTCGTCTGTAGCAGGCTCCCACAGTTCCAGAGAGGGTGGCAGGATGCCCACACCCACACTGCAAAGGATCGCTACTGTTCAGAGAACTCACCACGACCTGACTACTCCAGCTACTG GAGGGGCGATCCTAGTGTCTCCTCCTAAGATGGAGGCTAATGGTTGGGTGAAGAGAAGTGAACCTCCGTTGGGTAAAACCCGTTCCCCATttaaacacctctctctgaccTCGCCACAACGAGCAGCCAGACAG AATGAGGAGCGGAACCAGCCCCGGTCCTCTCCAGCAGCAGGGGTGACCACTGTGGACCCCCTCCCCCTGAGAGAGGACTCCTGGTCTGGGGAGACCTCTCCAGAGAACCCCCCTGATCCTCCACCGGAGGCCAAACCCTCCCGTAAACGCACCACCGGCGGGCGACCCAACGCCGCCGTCCCTCCACCTGTTAACCGCATCCAGGGGACGCTCAGAGACCCAGAGTTCCAACACAATG GTAATTTAGGCCTGAGGACGTCTGAGCTGCTGCTGTGTCCTGGTGGTGGCTGTGGAACTGATGATGAAG ATGACAGGATGTCCCAGATCTCATCCAGGTCAGCAGCGTCCTGCTCCATGGCCTCCCAGGTCCTGGACCGAGCCCAGAGGAGGAAGGACCACTTCTGGGGGAAGAGATAA
- the LOC115182044 gene encoding nuclear protein MDM1 isoform X4 — MPVHFKGISEYKKKFKLRVARSRSTSPQRRMPLAGLPSDQMGISREPQFLSKRKVPSSHTLQVSSSFQWNPTTTEPPQRRDETPRPGTSPLAPTPERVHTPLAPRGPPPPGDPQRGPITLQGQTRTRSPLATVERQDQAFNGVDHVLRRKAGLKSSGQRTGLQNSEYRKQFPWKTPVAGHASPLLAAEQMLYTSHRSIPPFKSNPVVVLESEYSRNFKASPPPRGPRLRSDVDGDQVPLFQRENVSPEKASKSKRKKKREERERKSSIVEENIPVPQPQEQQADQEVKSQSPQKAHLPHRKVKSEYNANFRSPLNYIYKDGAWVKATTGRDSQHSHVWYHEVRELRKKAEAYRQRAWGTHFSRLHLNQILSDQNKLWEASTPSSSNLSSGTGSGDREEDSSRSPTPQALELARVDSSSSSVAGPPPLTPVSSRRSSTRGAGNTAGPPGHPNPGALTLPVQRRLAWEEETGAGGGTGEKEEEKREEEEEKERKERKDELRVLDHRSSSVAGSHSSREGGRMPTPTLQRIATVQRTHHDLTTPATGGAILVSPPKMEANGWVKRSEPPLGKTRSPFKHLSLTSPQRAARQNEERNQPRSSPAAGVTTVDPLPLREDSWSGETSPENPPDPPPEAKPSRKRTTGGRPNAAVPPPVNRIQGTLRDPEFQHNGNLGLRTSELLLCPGGGCGTDDEDDRMSQISSRSAASCSMASQVLDRAQRRKDHFWGKR; from the exons atgccaGTACATTTCAAG GGCATCAGTGAGTACAAGAAGAAATTTAAACTCCGGGTAGCGCGCTCCAGAAGCACCTCTCCTCAGCGACGGATGCCCTTAGCTGGACTTCCATCTGACCAGATGG GTATCAGTCGAGAGCCTCAGTTTCTGTCCAAGAGGAAGGTGCCCTCCTCCCACACGCTCCAGGTATCCAGCTCCTTCCAATGGAACCCCACCACCACAGAGCCCCCACAGAGACGGGATGAGACCCCCAGACCTGGTACCTCTCCCCTGGCTCCTACCCCAGAGAGAGTCCACACCCCTCTGGCCCCTAGGGGTCCCCCTCCTCCAGGGGACCCCCAACGAGGCCCGATCACTCTTCAGGGCCAGACCCGTACCCGGAGCCCCCTGgctactgtagagagacaggaCCAAGCTTTCAATGGG GTTGACCATGTGTTGAGGAGGAAGGCAGGGCTGAAGTCGTCTGGACAGAGGACTGGACTACAGAACTCAGAGTACAGGAAACAGTTTCCGTGGAAGACTCCTGTAGCTGGCCACGCCTCCCCACTGCTGGCTGCAGAACAG ATGCTGTACACCAGCCACCGGTCCATCCCTCCCTTCAAGTCTAACCCGGTGGTGGTGTTGGAGAGTGAGTACAGCAGGAACTTTAAAGCTTCTCCTCCTCCCAGAGGACCACGGCTACGCAGCGATGTAGACGGGGACCAGGTACCTCTGTTCCAGAGAGAGAATGTTTCACCTGAGAAAGCATCAAAG AGCAAGCGGAagaagaagagggaagagagagagagaaagtccagCATCGTAGAGGAGAACATTCCAGTTCCACAGCCTCAGGAGCAGCAGGCGGACCAGGAAGTGAAGTCACAGAGCCCCCAGAAGGCACATCTTCCCCACAG AAAGGTGAAGTCAGAGTATAACGCCAACTTCCGCTCTCCGCTGAACTACATATATAAGGACGGAGCCTGGGTCAAGGCTACCACG GGGCGTGACAGTCAGCATAGTCACGTTTGGTATCACGAG GTGCGAGAGCTTCGTAAGAAGGCAGAGGCCTACAGACAGAGGGCGTGGGGGACCCATTTCTCCCGCCTCCACCTCAACCAGATCCTGTCGGACCAGAACAAGCTGTGGGAGGCCTCCACCCCTTCCTCCTCTAACCTCAGCTCTGGGACAGGTTCAGGGGACCGGGAGGAAGACAGCAGCAGGAGCCCTACCCCCCAGGCTCTGGAGCTCGCTAG gGTTGACAGTAGCTCCAGCTCCGTAGCCGgaccccctcccctcacccctgTGTCCAGTAGAAGGAGCTCCACCCGGGGGGCTGGGAACACAGCAGGCCCCCCTGGTCACCCTAACCCTGGAGCCCTTACCCtacctgttcagaggagactagcctgggaggaggagacaggggctGGGGGTGGAAcgggggagaaggaagaggagaagagagaggaagaagaggagaaagagagaaaggagagaaaggatgA GCTGAGGGTGCTGGACCATCGTTCGTCGTCTGTAGCAGGCTCCCACAGTTCCAGAGAGGGTGGCAGGATGCCCACACCCACACTGCAAAGGATCGCTACTGTTCAGAGAACTCACCACGACCTGACTACTCCAGCTACTG GAGGGGCGATCCTAGTGTCTCCTCCTAAGATGGAGGCTAATGGTTGGGTGAAGAGAAGTGAACCTCCGTTGGGTAAAACCCGTTCCCCATttaaacacctctctctgaccTCGCCACAACGAGCAGCCAGACAG AATGAGGAGCGGAACCAGCCCCGGTCCTCTCCAGCAGCAGGGGTGACCACTGTGGACCCCCTCCCCCTGAGAGAGGACTCCTGGTCTGGGGAGACCTCTCCAGAGAACCCCCCTGATCCTCCACCGGAGGCCAAACCCTCCCGTAAACGCACCACCGGCGGGCGACCCAACGCCGCCGTCCCTCCACCTGTTAACCGCATCCAGGGGACGCTCAGAGACCCAGAGTTCCAACACAATG GTAATTTAGGCCTGAGGACGTCTGAGCTGCTGCTGTGTCCTGGTGGTGGCTGTGGAACTGATGATGAAG ATGACAGGATGTCCCAGATCTCATCCAGGTCAGCAGCGTCCTGCTCCATGGCCTCCCAGGTCCTGGACCGAGCCCAGAGGAGGAAGGACCACTTCTGGGGGAAGAGATAA